The Hordeum vulgare subsp. vulgare chromosome 4H, MorexV3_pseudomolecules_assembly, whole genome shotgun sequence genomic interval CTGCGGCAGCGTTGACGGTGGCGGTTGCTGCGCCAGCGGCGGTGGCTGCACCAGAGGTGACGGCGTTGACTGCGCCGGCGGCGCCCTTGGCGGCAACGGCCATGGCGGCGATGGTCCTGGTGATGGCGGCCTCAAAGACCAAGAACTTGACCTCGGGCACCTCGGCGACGGTGGCGGCGTAGGCCTTCTTGACGCCGGACTCGAGGGCGGGGACGAACTTGTAGCCGGCGTAGGCGCCGCCGGTGGTCTCTTTGATGGCCTTGTCGAAGGCGGACTCGAAGACGGTGAACCTGTCGTTGACTGGGgcggcgtcggcggcggtggcggcaatCCTGAAGGCGGTGTCGATCTGGCCGACGACCTTCATCTCGCCGGCGGGGATGGGGCCCTTGACCTCCTCGGTGGCGGGCTTGACGCCGTGGACCTCGAGGGTGCCGGCGATGATGCGGAGAGACTCGCTGAGGATGGCGATGAATGCGTCGTACTTGGCCTCGGGGGTGGCGCCCTCGGCGGCCTCGTAGGCGAGCTTGTGGGCGAAGCCGATCTTGGCGGTGAAACTGGAGACGGAGCTGGAGGCGTTCACCGTGCCTTCGTTACCGGCCTTGAGGACATCCGAGAAAGCTCTATCGGCTTCCGGGGTGAAGGTGTCCTCGAACTTCTTGTACTTGTCCGGCCCAGGGACcacggccgccgccgccacggccgCCTTGAAGGCGTTGTTCACCTGCTCCATCAGCTTCTGCTCGTCGGTCATCGCCTTGGGCTGCGTCCCGGCAGGGGCGGCGGGGGTGTAGCCGGCATCGGCAGGCTTTGTcccagcagcagcaggagcagcagggGCGCCGCCGGCAGGGGCGGCGGGGGTGTAGCCGGCATCGGCAGGCTTTGTCCCAGCAGCAGCAGGGGCGCCGCCGGCAGGTGCAGCGGGGGCGTAGCCGGCATCGGCGGCGTGGGAGACGGCTGGCCCAGCCACGAGGGCGACGGCCAGGAAGAGCGCCACCGTGCACTGATGCACTGCCATTGCTGCTGCTGATGCTTCTCTTGTCTTTGTCTTTGCGTTGGTTGGTTGGTTTGTGATGAGGAGAGCAGAGGAGCGATGATGGATGAAGCAGGTGGCTctctctccatatatatatatatatattcgatcgatcgatcgatggTAGGAGAGGGAAAGTGAGAGGCCCGGAGAGATTTACGCACCCAAATTAGCAATCACCCTTCCGTCCACcactctcctccttctcttttttcTAGCCAAACTATATTAATTTGTTCTCTTTTCTAGCCAAACTATATTTAGTCTAAGTCCATAGTCAGCCTCTCCTCCACATTTCAGGCTGATCTATTTTCTTTTTGAGGAAAACATGTCAGGCtgaatttttttcttctttttgagGAAAACATGTCAGGCTGATTTGGCATGCCTCCATAGTACAACTTGTTACTCACCTGACGCAAAGTTGGTAGTCTTCTGTTATTTTTGACAAAACAGTGGTTTTGAAGTAGTATCATAGCCACAAAGGTTGTGGTTTTAAGCAATTTACTCCCTCACATACATAGTATACCTATATATATTACATCggcttttttaaaaaaatcatagaaGGGGGAGGATTCGAACGTGCATATGTTACTCAAATGCCCAAGAGACGAGTTatgtcatactccctccgttcctagatATAAGACATTCGTATATAGtccatagtgtaatctctaaaagatcttatatttaggaacggagggagtagaatacaACGAGGGAACATGTATAGGCACCAAGACACGACCACGTTCCTACTGACGGGGTCCTTAAATCTAAAGAACCAAAGAGTAAAGAGTAACGAAGGGTATCAAGGGGGCAATAAAGCTCGTTACGAAAAGCACGAGTGTTCCTAGAGTTCCACAACTTCCACATGATGGTAGGCCAAATGTTGATGTCGAGGTCAACCGGCTTTGGAGTTTCCCAAGTATGGTCGATGGAGCGAGGAGTCTGGACGCCCAAAATGGACCAAACATGTGTCGCACAGGGGCAAAGTATGGCAAGGTGAGTCGTGTCCTCCCTTGCACGGCAAGGGCAAGAGGAGTCCGGGGAGATGGTTTTATGTAACAAGTTGCCCTTCGTACTCAGTCTATCACTCAATAGAAGCCAATCGAAGATCTTGACCTTGACAGGTGCCTTGGAGCTCCAAATGTGCCCTGCATTGAGATCAATCTCGTGATCAAAGAAGAGCAACGAGTAGGCGCACCCTCGAGGAGAACGTGGAGGCATGGGTAAGGAACCTGTCGTCGGACGCATCATTAACGTGAACATCCTGCAACAAAGACAAAACGAAAGCAAGCTAACCAAAAGTAACGATGGTTAGAAGATTCCGCAGGTTGGCTAGTAAAGCAAGATGCATGATCTGAGACACCGGGACTCAGGCGAAGTGGAGTGGGAGAAGTGTGAGGGTAGGTGTCGGCGAGCGGAGTAGGAAGCAGCCAGACATCGAGCGAGAAGAAGGTGCAAGTGCCGCTGTTAGTATGGACAAAGAAGATTTTTTGAAGGGGTCTAATTTGGTCGTTCACAAGCTTCCACGGGAAggaggggttgtggggtttgttGACGAAGTCAAGTGACTAGTGTTGGAAAAACCAGTTAACCCAAGGCAAGTCAGGATTTTAAACAAGTTTGAAAGCAAATTTTACAATTGTTTCGGAGAAGCACATTTTTAATGCCTAGACCACCAACGATTTTAGGCTTGCAAACATTTTTCCCAGCAATGAGACATTTAGCACCGAAGCAAGTTTCTTTAGCAGCCTAGAAAAAGGATCTATGAATCGTGACTAATATTTTGATAATTTTTGGGGGCTTAAAGAAAAACATGGGATGGGATTAGGGTGAGCCGCACACCACGCTATAATAGTTTGGCCGCTCAGCTAGAtatatattttaaaaaacattggATGATGGGTTCCAAGGCGGAGGAAGGAAGGTGCGTGTGGGAGAGAGGTACAATAAGATAAATTTGGGGAAAGATGAGCTCACATTCAAAGGTGAGAACGATATTATGGCTAGTGGTGGTACGTGTGGCACCCTGATTCAACAAACCAAAGTCCCCCATGTTCTAGCCCACGAATAAGGCTATAGCTTGGTAAAGATATACCA includes:
- the LOC123450634 gene encoding major pollen allergen Lol p 5b-like; amino-acid sequence: MAVHQCTVALFLAVALVAGPAVSHAADAGYAPAAPAGGAPAAAGTKPADAGYTPAAPAGGAPAAPAAAGTKPADAGYTPAAPAGTQPKAMTDEQKLMEQVNNAFKAAVAAAAVVPGPDKYKKFEDTFTPEADRAFSDVLKAGNEGTVNASSSVSSFTAKIGFAHKLAYEAAEGATPEAKYDAFIAILSESLRIIAGTLEVHGVKPATEEVKGPIPAGEMKVVGQIDTAFRIAATAADAAPVNDRFTVFESAFDKAIKETTGGAYAGYKFVPALESGVKKAYAATVAEVPEVKFLVFEAAITRTIAAMAVAAKGAAGAVNAVTSGAATAAGAATATVNAAAATAAPIAAAAAAAIPKPDAAAAGGYTAPAADAAAAATATPTPAAAAGGYKAPAADAAAAATATPTPTAAAGGYKAPDAAAAAATATPTPAAAAGGYKL